Sequence from the Parvicella tangerina genome:
TTTGAATAAAATAATAGGCTGAATCAGCACTAAAGTCTGGTGTTGGAACTTTAGGTGTATCGTCCTTTACCACTACTACATCTTCTTCTGGCTTCGTTTCATCCTGCTCTTCTTTACATCCTGTAAGAAAAGTTAGTCCTGCGAAACACAAGACCAATCCGCTCCTCAAAAATTTGTTCATTGTTTAATAATAAGTCTCCTTCAAAGATAGCGTTTCTTCCAGCACGGTCAAGGCTGAATTATTAACAAACTAGAAATTACGACTTCACTTGATGTTTCACCTTAGTTTCTGACAAAGTTTTAGTTCTTTGCTGTTTATTGATCAGCAATACACCTCCAATAAGGATAGCCATTCCGAGCACTTCAAATAGTGATATTGACTCGCCATACAAGACTCCAAAAATAGTTGCTACCACAGGTATAAAATAAGTAACCGAAGATGCAAATAACGGAGAGCTTATCTTGATCAGATGATTAAATAAATAGACCGCTACTGCCGTGCCCACCACTGCTAAAAGTGAAACGAATTCAACTCCTTCCCAAATATGTTCCTGAGATTGTACTTGCCCTATAATATCAGTTGACAAGAGGTAGACCAAACTTGGTAGACCAACAGCCAAAAACGCAGCACTTGTGATGGTCATAGGTCTAAGATCTGTGAGTTGATACTTTATGACATTCAAACTAATGGCATAACAGAGTGTTGCCAGCAATACTAAAGCAAAAGGAATTAGCTCGTCTTGCGTTAACGTAACATCTTTAAGCTTACTGTACATAATGACGTACGCCCCTACTATCCCAAAAACAATTCCTACCAAGTG
This genomic interval carries:
- a CDS encoding DMT family transporter, with protein sequence MESATNSKKLAWFLLILLSVVWGASYILIRFSLKDFDGNVRLQPDQLGAVRMVIASLVLLPFFFKYYKNIKRKHILPIVISGLCGNGLPAYLFAYAQTHLESAITGMLNSFVPIFAITISALVFGFKVKWNHLVGIVFGIVGAYVIMYSKLKDVTLTQDELIPFALVLLATLCYAISLNVIKYQLTDLRPMTITSAAFLAVGLPSLVYLLSTDIIGQVQSQEHIWEGVEFVSLLAVVGTAVAVYLFNHLIKISSPLFASSVTYFIPVVATIFGVLYGESISLFEVLGMAILIGGVLLINKQQRTKTLSETKVKHQVKS